One Streptosporangium sp. NBC_01495 DNA window includes the following coding sequences:
- a CDS encoding sugar phosphate isomerase/epimerase family protein — translation MSATRAQTSRLSLNQWTTKRWSVAEAVDGCVRHGVEAIGLWRQDVAAQGLEETVKLVADAGLRVSSLCRGGFLTSGGPEAMDDNRRAIDEAATLGAACLVMVVGGLPGVVPGEPPGTISRDLPAARERVAEALSVLAPYAGERGVRLALEPLHPMYCADRAVLSTLGQALDLAEAYPSEQVGVVVDTFHVWWDPRVLEQIARASDRIASYQVCDFLSPLPADVLLGRGIMGDGVIDFGPMTRAVAEAGYTGDVEVEIFNADVWAADPDGILARVKAAFAEFVGG, via the coding sequence GTGAGCGCGACGAGGGCACAGACGAGCCGTCTCTCGCTGAACCAGTGGACCACGAAGCGGTGGTCGGTGGCCGAGGCCGTCGACGGGTGCGTGCGGCACGGCGTCGAGGCCATCGGCCTGTGGCGGCAGGACGTCGCCGCGCAGGGCCTGGAGGAGACCGTCAAGCTCGTCGCGGACGCCGGACTGCGGGTGTCGTCGCTGTGCCGGGGCGGGTTCCTCACCTCCGGCGGCCCCGAGGCCATGGACGACAACCGCAGGGCGATCGACGAGGCCGCGACGCTGGGCGCCGCCTGCCTGGTCATGGTGGTCGGCGGCCTGCCCGGCGTGGTGCCCGGCGAGCCGCCGGGCACGATCTCCCGCGACCTGCCCGCCGCGCGGGAGCGGGTCGCCGAGGCACTGTCCGTGCTGGCCCCGTACGCGGGCGAGCGAGGGGTGCGGCTCGCCCTCGAACCGCTGCACCCGATGTACTGCGCCGACCGGGCCGTGCTGTCCACTCTCGGCCAGGCGCTCGACCTGGCCGAGGCGTACCCCTCCGAGCAGGTGGGCGTCGTCGTCGACACCTTCCACGTGTGGTGGGACCCGCGGGTGCTGGAGCAGATCGCCAGGGCGTCGGACCGGATCGCGAGCTACCAGGTGTGCGACTTCCTGTCGCCGCTCCCCGCCGACGTCCTGCTCGGCCGGGGGATCATGGGCGACGGCGTGATCGACTTCGGCCCGATGACCCGCGCGGTGGCCGAGGCGGGCTACACGGGGGACGTCGAAGTGGAGATCTTCAACGCCGACGTGTGGGCCGCCGACCCCGACGGGATCCTGGCCAGGGTGAAGGCCGCCTTCGCCGAGTTCGTCGGAGGTTGA